Below is a genomic region from Paraburkholderia sp. BL23I1N1.
AGGACGTGGACTCCCTTTGGGAGTTCGCCGTTGGGGTTAGAACATGCCATTCATTCTTCGCACGCCGTCAAACCGGCGTGCACCACTGCGCGCGCGCTCGCTTTGCGCCGCGCTGATTTTCGCGAGCGGTGCGGCGCACGCTCAGGAGCCAGGCTATACGCTCGACGCGGCGCTTCAGGCCGCGACCGACCGTTCTTCCGCCATGGGGGCCGCGCAGGCATCCGTGCGCGCCAGCTCCAATGCCGCAGCGCGGGCCGGGCAGTTGCCCGACCCGATGCTCAAAGCAGGTATCGACAACCTGCCGGTGAACGGACCGCAACGGTTCACCATCGGTCAGGACTTCATGACGATGCGCCGTATCGGCATCGAACAGGAATGGGTCTCCGCCGATAAACGCCGCCTGAGCACCGCCCGGGCGAACGATGTGGTGGACCGCGAGCGCGCCGGATATCTGGTGCAGCTCGTGAATACACGGCAGCAAACGGCGGCTGCGTGGCTGAGCGCCGTCTATGCCAAGCAGGCGCTCGTGTTGCAGCAGGATCTGGTGCGTCATATGCAGCACGAACTGGATGCGACGCAAGCGTCTTATCGTGGAGCGAAGGCAACGGCCGTCGACGTCGTGCAAGCCCAGGCGATGCTTGCGCAAACGCAGGATCAGCAGCTCAAGGCCCAACAGACGTTTCAAACCGCTCTTATCGGTCTGTCCCGCTGGACTGCCACGCCCGTTTCCGACGTGAGCGGCGATCCACCCGCGCCGCAATTGTATGTTGCATCCCTGCCATCCGACGAACTGCGCGACGTTCAACCGGTGCTCATTGCAGCTTCGCGGGATATCGCGGTAGCCGATGCCGACACGGCCGTCGCCAACAG
It encodes:
- a CDS encoding TolC family protein, which encodes MPFILRTPSNRRAPLRARSLCAALIFASGAAHAQEPGYTLDAALQAATDRSSAMGAAQASVRASSNAAARAGQLPDPMLKAGIDNLPVNGPQRFTIGQDFMTMRRIGIEQEWVSADKRRLSTARANDVVDRERAGYLVQLVNTRQQTAAAWLSAVYAKQALVLQQDLVRHMQHELDATQASYRGAKATAVDVVQAQAMLAQTQDQQLKAQQTFQTALIGLSRWTATPVSDVSGDPPAPQLYVASLPSDELRDVQPVLIAASRDIAVADADTAVANSNRSPNWTWEVSYQQRGGQYSNMVSVGVSIPLPINRKNRQDRDAAEKAELGTKARLMYEDAERQVEADIRTQSATLASGRERIAHLTDSLLPAADRRVQLAAAAYQAGSGSLADAFAVRRALLDAQLQVLDLRREVSQTWAQLEYQVVPASMSISQ